The Chryseobacterium suipulveris genome window below encodes:
- a CDS encoding C40 family peptidase, whose amino-acid sequence MMKAICTVSVAPLRAESSHQSEMTSQLLYGESCDILETDGSFSRIKMDFDGYEGWIDSKQISKISDEDFANRKTQTITQLFGVYELAEGKTLLSIGSELNAENENFEHENTVSSIAETALQFLNVPYLWSGRSFFGIDCSGFTQLVYKTHGKTLPREAHQQSELGEVLDFVEESQPGDLAFFENQEGKISHVGIMLEDQKIIHAYGKVRIDQLDSAGIYNANLKKHTHKLRFLKRIIP is encoded by the coding sequence ATAATGAAAGCAATCTGCACCGTTTCAGTCGCACCGCTTCGCGCGGAAAGTTCACACCAGTCGGAAATGACTTCACAGCTGCTGTACGGCGAAAGCTGCGATATTCTTGAAACCGATGGAAGTTTCTCCAGAATCAAAATGGATTTCGATGGTTATGAGGGATGGATTGATTCCAAACAGATTTCTAAAATTTCTGATGAAGATTTTGCCAATAGAAAAACGCAGACAATCACCCAGCTTTTCGGGGTTTATGAATTAGCGGAAGGTAAAACGCTACTTTCAATCGGGAGCGAACTGAATGCAGAAAACGAAAACTTTGAACATGAAAACACTGTGTCGAGCATTGCAGAAACGGCACTACAATTTCTGAATGTTCCTTATTTATGGAGCGGCAGGAGTTTTTTCGGGATCGACTGCAGCGGATTTACGCAACTCGTTTACAAAACCCACGGAAAAACTTTGCCGAGAGAAGCACATCAACAGTCGGAGCTGGGTGAAGTTCTGGATTTCGTTGAGGAGTCACAACCGGGAGATTTGGCTTTCTTCGAAAATCAGGAAGGAAAAATTTCGCACGTGGGAATTATGCTCGAAGACCAAAAAATCATCCATGCCTACGGAAAAGTGAGGATCGACCAATTGGATTCGGCGGGGATTTACAATGCGAATTTGAAGAAGCATACGCATAAGTTGAGGTTTTTGAAGAGGATAATCCCCTAA
- a CDS encoding DUF1648 domain-containing protein translates to MLKNISFFLKILSFFILVFIWVYTMITYGKLPETVPIHFGLDGKADGFGSKNTNWFLAGISSVIFILMMYLSKNPNAPGLNIPENLKKDPAISEFVVSIFCVLIIFLFANINYESIQVSLGKVEGLSHITNYILGLMLLFIIAMMIYSWRLTKKSKI, encoded by the coding sequence ATGCTTAAAAACATTTCATTTTTTCTTAAAATTCTTTCTTTTTTTATCCTTGTTTTTATTTGGGTTTATACCATGATTACTTACGGAAAGCTTCCTGAAACTGTTCCCATTCATTTTGGTTTAGATGGAAAAGCAGATGGTTTTGGTTCGAAAAACACCAATTGGTTTTTAGCGGGGATTTCGAGTGTAATCTTTATTTTAATGATGTACCTTTCAAAAAATCCAAATGCTCCTGGATTGAATATTCCTGAAAATCTGAAAAAAGATCCTGCAATTTCGGAATTTGTGGTGAGTATATTTTGTGTTTTGATTATTTTTCTTTTTGCAAATATCAATTACGAAAGTATTCAAGTTTCTTTAGGAAAAGTTGAAGGTTTAAGCCATATCACAAATTACATTTTAGGATTAATGCTTTTGTTTATCATTGCAATGATGATTTATTCTTGGAGATTAACGAAAAAATCTAAAATTTAA
- a CDS encoding 3-deoxy-D-manno-octulosonic acid transferase: MKFLYNIFVSLLIFGMKIGALFNYKLKKGLAGRRQSCGIVKGKFSPDDKVIWMHAASLGEYEQGLPVLEKLKEKFPEHKILITFFSPSGYDNVIKKNHIADVVCYLPFDLEKWITEFTQNFRTEIFFTVKYEYWYNLLAELKKQNTKIFVVSALFYETQVFFKVYGTWFVEELARNVDWFFHQTKHSTALAKGIGLKNSSTSGDTRFDRVKKLRERDISVEFIDDFKQDKKTIVFGSSWESEERLAEIIAAKNREVKLIIAPHDLKRVEHLKKLFPNALTYSQLNNAQTLKLSNAQTLIIDCIGLLSKLYSYGDIAVVGGGFHSKGLHNILEAATFGIPVFFGDQYQKNPEADELIAQNGGKSFEDEFFAAPFILQVLKDENLMKKMGENARNFIEMQPNSSEIIVKKIWAENSQLN, from the coding sequence TTGAAATTCCTCTACAACATATTCGTTTCTCTGCTGATTTTCGGGATGAAGATCGGAGCGCTCTTTAATTATAAATTGAAGAAAGGATTGGCGGGACGAAGACAGAGTTGCGGCATCGTGAAAGGGAAATTTTCACCCGACGATAAAGTCATCTGGATGCACGCCGCAAGTTTGGGAGAGTACGAACAGGGACTTCCCGTTTTGGAAAAACTGAAAGAAAAATTCCCCGAACATAAGATACTGATTACTTTTTTCTCGCCGTCCGGTTACGACAATGTGATCAAAAAAAACCATATTGCGGATGTGGTTTGCTACCTTCCGTTTGATCTGGAAAAATGGATTACCGAGTTCACCCAAAATTTCAGAACGGAGATTTTCTTCACCGTCAAATATGAATACTGGTATAATTTGCTTGCAGAGCTCAAAAAACAAAATACCAAAATCTTCGTGGTTTCAGCACTTTTTTATGAAACTCAGGTATTCTTTAAAGTTTACGGAACCTGGTTCGTGGAAGAGCTTGCGCGTAATGTGGACTGGTTTTTTCACCAGACGAAACATTCCACGGCGCTTGCAAAGGGAATTGGTCTCAAGAATTCTTCGACTTCTGGTGATACGAGATTTGACCGCGTGAAGAAACTTCGCGAAAGAGATATTTCCGTTGAATTTATTGATGATTTTAAACAAGACAAAAAGACCATTGTTTTCGGAAGTTCCTGGGAATCGGAGGAGCGGCTTGCTGAAATCATCGCCGCCAAAAACCGCGAGGTTAAACTGATTATCGCTCCACACGATCTGAAAAGGGTTGAACATCTGAAAAAACTGTTCCCAAACGCATTGACTTATTCTCAACTCAACAATGCTCAAACACTCAAACTTTCAAACGCTCAAACTTTAATTATCGACTGTATCGGCTTGCTTTCCAAATTATATTCTTACGGTGATATCGCAGTTGTTGGAGGCGGTTTCCACTCAAAGGGACTTCACAATATTTTGGAAGCGGCGACTTTTGGAATCCCCGTTTTCTTTGGTGACCAGTATCAAAAAAATCCTGAAGCAGACGAACTCATCGCGCAGAACGGCGGTAAATCCTTTGAAGACGAGTTCTTTGCTGCGCCATTTATCCTGCAGGTTTTGAAAGATGAAAACCTGATGAAGAAAATGGGGGAGAATGCGAGAAACTTTATCGAGATGCAGCCCAACTCATCCGAGATTATCGTGAAAAAAATCTGGGCTGAAAACTCACAACTTAATTGA
- a CDS encoding glycosyltransferase family 2 protein produces the protein MAEVSIITPVYNSSAFLQETIQSVLNQTFQDWEWLITDDCSTDNSVEILRKINDPRIKVNVGEKNGGAGHARNLSLQKAAGRFITFLDADDYWEPNFLEEMVTFMKRENAELAYSNYSRCDENLKPKIEDFRADKEVTFGNLLKTCRLSLLSSMYDSRRVGIEFFPEGSKREDHVMWLNLLKKIPVGKPLPKTMAKYRMHASSISRRKTNIMKDQYLVYKDYMKFSTLKSMYYTANWAFNGFLKYSKLFN, from the coding sequence ATGGCGGAAGTCTCCATAATCACCCCTGTTTATAACTCATCGGCGTTTCTTCAAGAAACGATTCAGTCGGTTCTAAACCAAACTTTTCAGGATTGGGAATGGTTGATTACTGACGACTGCTCCACCGACAATTCCGTAGAAATCTTAAGGAAAATCAATGACCCCAGAATTAAGGTAAATGTTGGCGAAAAAAACGGAGGAGCTGGTCACGCAAGAAATCTGTCTCTGCAAAAAGCTGCAGGAAGGTTCATCACTTTCCTGGATGCTGATGATTATTGGGAACCCAATTTTCTGGAAGAAATGGTAACCTTTATGAAAAGAGAAAATGCAGAACTCGCCTACTCCAATTACTCAAGATGTGACGAAAACTTGAAACCAAAGATTGAAGATTTTAGGGCCGATAAAGAGGTGACATTCGGGAATCTCCTGAAAACCTGCCGACTTTCGCTACTTAGTTCGATGTACGATTCGCGGAGAGTCGGTATAGAATTTTTCCCAGAAGGAAGCAAGCGCGAAGATCACGTGATGTGGCTGAATCTGCTAAAGAAAATCCCAGTCGGGAAACCGCTCCCAAAGACGATGGCAAAATACAGAATGCACGCTTCAAGCATTTCCCGCAGGAAAACCAATATCATGAAAGACCAGTATTTGGTGTATAAAGATTATATGAAATTTTCTACCTTAAAATCCATGTATTACACGGCAAACTGGGCGTTTAATGGGTTTTTGAAATATTCAAAACTATTCAATTAA
- a CDS encoding lipocalin-like domain-containing protein produces MKNILLIPVAFLLLFVFSCRSSSDDPVEVSPLIGKWQPYRAVINATLSTGPYTNTIEYSECMQKTRVTFSDNNTGGMLTYGEENGTCVQQENVNFTYTHNPTANTLNITRNGQTQNGTIKTLSKSDLVYIVEENFDIQGETVPANVTFYLRKTKD; encoded by the coding sequence ATGAAAAATATACTTTTAATCCCAGTTGCGTTTCTGCTTTTATTTGTTTTTTCATGCAGAAGCAGTAGCGATGATCCCGTTGAGGTTTCCCCGCTAATCGGTAAATGGCAACCTTACAGAGCCGTGATCAATGCGACTTTAAGTACAGGTCCATACACCAACACCATCGAGTACTCCGAATGTATGCAGAAAACAAGGGTCACCTTCAGCGACAATAATACCGGTGGAATGTTAACTTACGGTGAAGAAAACGGAACCTGTGTACAGCAGGAAAATGTAAATTTTACTTACACACACAATCCGACTGCAAATACACTGAACATTACCCGAAACGGACAAACCCAAAACGGAACGATCAAAACCCTGTCGAAGTCTGATTTGGTTTACATCGTCGAGGAAAATTTCGACATTCAGGGAGAAACAGTTCCTGCGAATGTAACTTTCTATTTGAGAAAGACCAAGGATTAA
- the leuS gene encoding leucine--tRNA ligase, translating into MFYDHQSIEKKWQKYWEENQTFKSQEPRTTNRDGTDNPKFYVLDMFPYPSGAGLHVGHPLGYIASDIYARYKRHHGFNVLHPIGYDSFGLPAEQYAIQTGQHPAITTEENITRYEEQLRKIGFSFDWSREVRTSDPSYYRWTQWIFIELFHSWYNKSTDKAESIQTLIKHFDEQGTDNLSAVQSDDLNFTADEWKAASELDQQDILLNYRLAFRAETTVNWCPALGTVLANDEVKDGKSERGGFPVYQKKMMQWSMRITAYSERLLQGLKKIDWPQPLKDSQEYWIGKSVGASVTFPLFPKAESNSTNESRQNQSQKYGYLTGGNNSALLIKKAQENRDNQTEAEAILWEQLKSRKLDHKFRRQHLIADFIVDFVCLSKKLVVEVDGGYHTDPEQQMADEERTKILINEGFEVVRFRNEEVIGDIEAVLQKITNSLENRPDFREVEAENQPQLAPLGESGITVFTTRPDTIFGATFMVLAPENPLVEKLTTPEHKAEVDAYIEETSRKTERDRMADVKNVSGAFTGSYAQNPFTGKEIPIYISDYVLMGYGTGAVMAVPAHDERDHRFAKKFGLEIVNVIKNDNDIQKESYDSKDSVCVNSDFLNGMKYDEAKARIIDEITNRGIGHGTTNYKQRDAIFSRQRYWGEPVPVFYKEGMPYTLPVSALPLELPEVEKYLPTEDGDPPLGNAKNFAWDEKNGKVVSVDLIDNVTVFPMELSTMPGWAGSSWYFLRYMDPKNDEVFADKQISDYWGQVDLYIGGSEHATGHLLYSRFWNMFLKDRGYISQDEPFKKLINQGMILGMSAFVFRIDGTNKFVSKGLASDYQTQKIHVDVSLLKGTSDELDIEKFKNWRADFKDAEFILEDGKYITEREVEKMSKSKYNVVNPDDICEEYGADCLRLYEMFLGPLEQSKPWNTQGLSGVYGFLKKFYNLYYNGDQLEISEEEPTKEEYKVLHTLIKKVVSDIDNFSFNTSVASFMIAVNEFQKLKTNKRKILEPLAIVVSPYAPHISEELWEKLGHSTSIEFEPFPVFESKYLVEDEIEYPVSFNGKMRFKITLPAELSIPEIEKIIMAEEKTAQQLGGNLPKKVIIVPKKIINIVS; encoded by the coding sequence ATGTTTTACGATCATCAGTCGATTGAAAAAAAGTGGCAGAAATACTGGGAAGAAAATCAAACTTTCAAGAGCCAAGAGCCAAGAACCACGAACCGGGATGGAACCGATAACCCAAAATTTTATGTTTTGGATATGTTTCCGTATCCGTCGGGAGCTGGTTTGCATGTAGGTCACCCTCTCGGTTATATTGCTTCCGATATTTATGCAAGGTACAAAAGACACCATGGATTCAATGTGCTGCATCCCATCGGCTATGATTCATTCGGGCTTCCTGCAGAACAGTACGCGATTCAGACTGGTCAACATCCCGCAATTACCACAGAAGAAAATATCACTCGTTACGAGGAGCAGCTCAGAAAAATAGGTTTCTCTTTCGACTGGAGCAGGGAAGTGAGAACTTCGGATCCGTCGTATTACCGATGGACACAATGGATTTTCATTGAACTCTTCCATTCCTGGTACAATAAATCTACCGATAAAGCTGAATCAATTCAAACTTTAATTAAGCATTTCGATGAGCAGGGAACGGATAATTTGTCTGCGGTACAAAGTGATGATCTAAATTTCACTGCCGATGAATGGAAAGCAGCTTCAGAACTGGATCAGCAAGATATTTTGTTAAACTACCGTTTAGCTTTTCGTGCAGAAACGACGGTAAACTGGTGTCCAGCTTTGGGAACTGTCTTAGCGAATGACGAAGTAAAAGACGGGAAGTCTGAACGCGGCGGATTCCCCGTATATCAAAAAAAGATGATGCAGTGGAGTATGAGAATCACCGCTTACTCCGAAAGATTGTTACAGGGTTTAAAAAAAATCGACTGGCCGCAACCGCTGAAAGATTCGCAGGAATACTGGATTGGGAAATCAGTGGGGGCATCAGTAACTTTCCCCCTTTTCCCCAAAGCGGAGAGCAATTCTACAAATGAATCTCGACAAAATCAATCGCAAAAATATGGGTACTTAACGGGAGGCAACAACTCTGCTTTACTCATTAAAAAAGCACAAGAAAATAGAGACAACCAAACAGAAGCTGAAGCAATTCTTTGGGAACAGCTGAAATCAAGAAAATTGGATCATAAGTTTAGAAGGCAGCATTTGATAGCGGATTTTATTGTTGATTTTGTTTGTCTTTCTAAAAAGTTGGTTGTTGAGGTTGATGGTGGTTACCACACCGATCCTGAACAACAAATGGCAGATGAAGAAAGGACCAAGATCCTAATTAATGAAGGATTTGAAGTTGTAAGATTTAGGAATGAGGAAGTAATTGGCGATATTGAAGCGGTTCTGCAAAAAATAACAAATTCTTTAGAGAACCGACCTGATTTTAGAGAGGTTGAAGCAGAGAATCAGCCACAGCTAGCCCCTTTGGGGGAAAGCGGGATTACAGTCTTCACCACTCGTCCCGACACCATTTTCGGTGCGACATTCATGGTTCTGGCTCCTGAAAATCCTTTGGTTGAAAAACTCACCACTCCCGAACATAAAGCAGAAGTTGATGCATACATCGAAGAAACTTCAAGAAAAACAGAACGCGACAGAATGGCGGATGTGAAAAATGTTTCAGGCGCATTTACAGGAAGTTATGCCCAAAATCCTTTCACAGGAAAAGAAATCCCAATCTATATTTCTGATTATGTGTTAATGGGATACGGAACTGGAGCAGTGATGGCGGTTCCTGCACACGATGAGCGTGACCACCGTTTTGCAAAGAAATTCGGTTTGGAAATTGTGAATGTCATTAAAAACGATAATGACATCCAGAAAGAATCCTACGATTCCAAAGACTCGGTTTGTGTGAATTCGGATTTCCTGAACGGAATGAAATACGACGAAGCGAAAGCAAGAATCATCGATGAAATCACGAACCGCGGCATCGGTCACGGAACAACCAACTACAAACAGCGCGACGCTATTTTCTCGAGACAGCGGTATTGGGGAGAACCTGTTCCCGTTTTCTACAAAGAGGGAATGCCGTACACACTGCCTGTTTCAGCACTTCCGCTGGAACTTCCCGAAGTGGAGAAATATTTGCCAACCGAAGATGGCGATCCGCCTTTAGGAAATGCAAAAAATTTCGCTTGGGACGAGAAAAATGGTAAAGTTGTATCAGTCGATCTGATCGATAATGTAACTGTTTTCCCGATGGAGCTTTCTACAATGCCGGGTTGGGCGGGAAGTTCGTGGTATTTCCTAAGATATATGGATCCCAAAAATGATGAAGTTTTTGCCGACAAGCAAATCTCGGATTATTGGGGGCAGGTTGACCTCTACATCGGTGGAAGCGAACACGCGACAGGACATTTGCTTTATTCCCGTTTCTGGAATATGTTCTTAAAAGATAGAGGTTACATAAGCCAGGACGAACCATTCAAGAAACTCATCAACCAGGGGATGATTTTGGGGATGAGCGCGTTTGTCTTCAGAATCGATGGTACTAATAAGTTTGTTTCAAAAGGTTTGGCAAGTGATTATCAAACCCAAAAAATCCACGTTGATGTTTCTTTGTTAAAGGGAACTTCGGATGAACTCGACATCGAGAAATTCAAAAACTGGAGAGCCGACTTTAAAGATGCCGAATTTATTTTGGAAGACGGTAAGTATATCACCGAAAGGGAAGTGGAAAAAATGTCGAAATCAAAGTACAATGTGGTAAATCCCGACGACATTTGTGAAGAATATGGTGCAGACTGTCTTCGTCTTTATGAAATGTTCCTCGGTCCGCTTGAGCAGAGTAAACCTTGGAATACTCAGGGATTAAGTGGGGTTTACGGATTTTTGAAAAAATTCTATAACCTTTATTATAATGGCGACCAACTCGAGATTTCTGAAGAAGAGCCGACGAAGGAGGAGTACAAAGTGCTGCATACCTTAATAAAGAAGGTGGTTTCGGATATTGATAATTTTTCGTTCAACACCTCGGTTGCGTCATTTATGATCGCCGTAAACGAATTCCAAAAACTGAAAACCAATAAGAGAAAGATTTTGGAGCCGCTCGCGATTGTGGTTTCGCCTTATGCGCCGCACATTTCTGAGGAACTTTGGGAGAAGCTGGGACACTCCACTTCGATCGAGTTTGAGCCGTTCCCGGTTTTTGAAAGCAAATATCTGGTAGAAGACGAGATTGAGTACCCGGTAAGTTTCAACGGGAAAATGAGGTTCAAGATTACGCTTCCTGCGGAATTGTCGATTCCGGAGATTGAGAAAATTATCATGGCGGAAGAGAAAACCGCACAGCAACTCGGAGGAAATTTACCTAAAAAAGTAATTATCGTTCCGAAAAAAATTATTAATATTGTCAGCTAA